The Vanacampus margaritifer isolate UIUO_Vmar chromosome 16, RoL_Vmar_1.0, whole genome shotgun sequence genome includes the window CTGGAGAATCTCCTTGTGGTGCTTTAGGGGTGGGAAATTTAAATGTTGGTTACAAGCAAGGACAGAATATGTATTGCAAACACTTAATAAGATGCAATTCGATGAGAGtcgtttaatttattttttttaatgacaatgtAGGCTAGTTTTAATAAGTTGATTGAAAATGTCCAACAATATTAGTCACAGATTTCAAAATGTTCTACAACTTCAATAATAAAGATTATTCATTTGATTTCGATGTAAAAAGGCAGGATACTCACATCCAAACAGCAGCCGAGGTGCAGGTGACGACAAACAAAGCCACCGCCAAATGCCAGCAGAAGCACATGGTGACAAACATGATGTTGTTATGCAAAGTCAAATCCCACTTCGGGCCGCTCGGCGGGTAAAGAACGAAACCGATCTGGAATGAGGTTCAAACACTGCTGGTTTTCATACAGTTCTTTAAATTTGACCTCAGCGCTCGTCAGTATTACCTGGTAGAACCACGAGCCCTGCAGGATGAACAAGCACGCTTTCAGCATCTCCAGAATAATGTGGTCTCTCATGAACACCTCCATCATGGTGACGGCCGACCCACTGAACACGGCCGCCAGGAGCAAAGAGTGGATGTGGGCGTCCAGTGGGGGGCGACTGTGCACGTGGTAGTAGAACAGAAATCCTGGgtcacaaaaaaatggattacTACAGTAGGTTGAATGCAAATATACTGTATCACCAAAAGTTTTGGGACACCTGGCCGAGACAAAGACAGGACGTGATCGATCTTGTGTCGTCTTACCTTCCACAAAAAGAGCCAAGGAGAGGGCAAGGCGGTCCACGCCAACTGGCACCAATCTGGACACGGCGCTCACCACCAAAGTTATTCCCGAGATGCCGAAAAAGAGGTACATGGTGGCGTGCTGCCAGTTCATCAACTTGACCCATGAATTGTTCTGCGCGTCATACAGGCGAGCATGTGGCCCGTCCACAACGAACTGTTCCACCATGATGCCTGAGACAGAAC containing:
- the tmem45b gene encoding transmembrane protein 45B gives rise to the protein MANFGGHAIPGSFFLLFGLWLTAKHTLQHYWRKKQPKGRAVLPPFFKRMDYIEGGVQIFASFVGIMVEQFVVDGPHARLYDAQNNSWVKLMNWQHATMYLFFGISGITLVVSAVSRLVPVGVDRLALSLALFVEGFLFYYHVHSRPPLDAHIHSLLLAAVFSGSAVTMMEVFMRDHIILEMLKACLFILQGSWFYQIGFVLYPPSGPKWDLTLHNNIMFVTMCFCWHLAVALFVVTCTSAAVWITTRRFSRKARDIEMVMRNKLAAANSEKALLEESEEE